From the Desulfosarcina sp. BuS5 genome, one window contains:
- a CDS encoding cytidylate kinase-like family protein yields MKTKNRSIGQIVEEQVQKWHVSQIEKADEKEALPIVTISREPGSGGSIVAKKLAEKLEFDIFNKSFVQDMAEGTKISERFFETVDEKGVSVWNEWISSLVDYRHLWPDQYLKHLMQVIGTIGKHGRAIIVGRGANFVLPPLRRFRVRIVAPEKKRIEKISIDYGISLNEAKRRIIKTESDRRAFIRKYFNADIKDPANYDLVINTGAISLDVAADAIKGALGA; encoded by the coding sequence ATGAAAACAAAGAATCGTTCCATAGGGCAGATCGTAGAAGAACAAGTTCAGAAATGGCATGTTTCGCAGATTGAGAAGGCTGACGAAAAAGAGGCTCTCCCCATAGTTACTATATCCCGGGAGCCAGGCAGCGGTGGAAGTATAGTTGCAAAGAAACTTGCTGAAAAACTTGAATTTGATATCTTTAACAAGAGTTTCGTTCAAGATATGGCTGAGGGCACTAAAATCAGCGAGAGATTCTTTGAGACAGTAGATGAGAAAGGAGTCTCCGTTTGGAATGAATGGATATCATCTCTTGTGGATTACAGACATCTCTGGCCTGATCAGTATCTCAAGCATCTGATGCAAGTTATTGGTACAATCGGTAAACATGGACGAGCCATAATAGTTGGAAGAGGAGCTAATTTCGTACTCCCCCCTTTAAGACGGTTTAGAGTACGCATCGTGGCGCCGGAGAAAAAAAGGATAGAAAAAATATCTATCGATTACGGGATCTCTTTAAACGAGGCTAAACGACGCATCATAAAAACCGAATCTGATCGGCGGGCTTTTATCAGGAAATATTTCAATGCAGATATCAAAGATCCCGCAAATTATGATCTTGTGATAAATACGGGGGCCATTAGTTTAGATGTCGCAGCTGACGCAATAAAAGGCGCGTTGGGGGCATAA
- the rpsF gene encoding 30S ribosomal protein S6, with product MRRYETMIISDPDLSDEDRGQLFERITDPIAHGDGFLVFLDEWGDKKLAYDVKKKSRGFYVRIDYCGNGELVNEIERYCRINDNVLKYMTVLLDKDVDVDAVQEEIKNRKAAEAESEKIDMDKESDPGNDKPDSVTRDEENSSDAPEPVAADNEAEETEADEKE from the coding sequence ATGAGACGTTATGAAACTATGATTATTTCCGACCCTGATCTTTCAGATGAAGATCGGGGTCAACTTTTTGAAAGGATCACAGATCCGATTGCGCATGGGGACGGGTTCCTTGTTTTTTTAGATGAATGGGGTGATAAAAAATTAGCCTATGATGTCAAGAAAAAGAGCAGAGGCTTTTACGTTCGTATCGATTATTGCGGCAATGGGGAGCTTGTTAATGAAATTGAAAGATATTGCCGAATCAACGACAACGTCCTCAAATATATGACTGTATTACTTGACAAAGATGTTGATGTTGATGCAGTTCAAGAAGAGATAAAGAACAGAAAAGCAGCAGAGGCTGAATCTGAAAAGATAGATATGGATAAGGAAAGTGACCCGGGAAATGATAAGCCGGATTCTGTGACAAGGGATGAAGAAAATTCATCCGACGCTCCGGAACCAGTAGCTGCAGATAATGAAGCAGAAGAAACCGAAGCTGACGAAAAGGAGTGA
- a CDS encoding universal stress protein, with translation MKNTILVPLNESIISQMVIDYLINIGFDPEQVDITLLHIFRKPSAEEELMGKKFAKERIPKIKKFLNRIRKKLVDNGFFEAQTKIKILTKQYLSVTDGIIDQFKKNQYKMVMIGRRRMSKSEEFVLGDISIKLVRALEETAVVVVKSK, from the coding sequence TTGAAAAATACAATTCTCGTACCTTTAAATGAGTCTATTATATCACAGATGGTCATAGATTATCTGATTAATATCGGATTTGACCCTGAACAGGTTGATATTACGCTGCTTCATATATTCCGAAAGCCATCAGCCGAAGAAGAGCTTATGGGGAAGAAGTTCGCAAAGGAAAGGATTCCCAAGATAAAAAAATTTTTAAACCGGATCAGAAAAAAACTTGTTGATAATGGTTTTTTTGAAGCTCAGACAAAAATAAAGATACTAACAAAACAGTACTTAAGTGTTACTGACGGAATTATCGATCAGTTCAAAAAGAATCAATATAAAATGGTAATGATCGGCAGAAGAAGGATGTCCAAATCTGAAGAGTTTGTGCTGGGTGATATCAGTATTAAACTTGTCAGGGCTCTTGAGGAAACGGCTGTGGTGGTGGTAAAGTCAAAATAA
- a CDS encoding GAF domain-containing protein, with the protein MKQKNNRKFYLREYRAISHAISTYEDMNLLFQHLVEGLCRTFGFKGSSILLYDDKEKELFRISSYGLSDEYLAKGSLYVDDELDEFMKGEIVLYANIKNSQRVQYADAAIKEGIVSIFSVPIKCRNTVIGILKGYQNKPILMHEDDIESIKVLLQQLGLVIESNGMKNFMDSVKAAMSNLPLYITEGH; encoded by the coding sequence ATGAAACAGAAGAATAATAGAAAATTTTATTTACGGGAATACAGGGCCATCAGTCATGCTATTTCAACATATGAAGACATGAACCTGCTGTTTCAGCATCTTGTTGAAGGGCTTTGCCGCACATTCGGTTTTAAAGGCAGCAGTATCCTGCTTTATGATGATAAAGAAAAGGAATTGTTTCGCATAAGCAGTTATGGATTAAGCGATGAATATTTAGCTAAAGGATCTCTGTATGTGGACGACGAGCTTGATGAGTTTATGAAAGGGGAGATAGTCTTGTATGCAAACATTAAAAATAGTCAAAGAGTACAATATGCTGATGCAGCAATAAAAGAAGGGATTGTATCCATATTCTCGGTGCCTATTAAATGCAGAAATACAGTTATCGGGATACTTAAAGGTTATCAGAACAAACCTATATTGATGCATGAAGATGATATTGAATCGATTAAAGTGCTGTTACAGCAACTGGGACTGGTAATCGAAAGCAATGGAATGAAAAATTTTATGGACAGCGTAAAAGCAGCCATGTCCAATCTTCCGCTTTATATTACAGAAGGACATTAG
- the rplI gene encoding 50S ribosomal protein L9, which yields MKLILKETIETLGIIGTQVDVANGYARNYLLPQGKAVLDTPQNHRILGQQKKKFDLQIAKEKKIAEDMAEQLKDVSCRITARVIDEDNLYGSITSRDIAKALGDQDIQVEKRMILLAEPIKQIGSYKVPIRVYADVEPEITVEIVPEK from the coding sequence ATGAAATTAATCTTAAAAGAAACAATAGAAACTCTTGGCATTATCGGGACCCAGGTGGATGTTGCCAACGGTTATGCCAGAAATTATCTTTTGCCGCAAGGCAAGGCTGTTCTTGATACGCCTCAAAATCATAGGATCCTTGGGCAGCAGAAAAAGAAATTTGATTTGCAGATAGCCAAAGAAAAGAAGATAGCGGAGGATATGGCTGAACAGCTTAAAGACGTCTCTTGCAGAATAACCGCGCGAGTTATTGATGAAGATAATCTATACGGCTCGATAACATCTCGTGATATTGCTAAAGCGCTTGGCGATCAGGATATCCAGGTTGAAAAGAGGATGATTCTTCTTGCTGAGCCGATAAAGCAGATAGGTTCCTACAAGGTGCCCATAAGGGTTTATGCTGATGTTGAACCTGAAATAACTGTTGAAATAGTGCCGGAGAAATAG
- the rpsR gene encoding 30S ribosomal protein S18, whose product MAFKPRRKKTFSKKKVYHRRKVCSFCADSSLDIDYKNSSQLKYFVAERGKIIPRRISGTCAKHQRALMRAIKRARTIALLPYVGTSKGL is encoded by the coding sequence ATGGCTTTTAAACCAAGAAGAAAGAAAACCTTCAGTAAAAAGAAGGTCTATCATCGGCGCAAGGTCTGCAGTTTCTGTGCTGATTCCAGCCTTGATATTGATTATAAAAATTCTTCACAATTAAAGTATTTTGTTGCCGAGAGAGGCAAAATTATACCTCGCCGCATATCCGGGACATGCGCCAAGCACCAGCGAGCGCTTATGCGCGCAATAAAACGTGCACGTACTATTGCACTATTACCTTATGTAGGCACTAGTAAGGGCCTTTAG
- the mtaB gene encoding tRNA (N(6)-L-threonylcarbamoyladenosine(37)-C(2))-methylthiotransferase MtaB encodes MLRFSIKSLGCKVNQCESEDIADALKKAGMEETSPVACRQNSDICIINTCTVTQKASMQSRQAIRQAIRANPEARIIVTGCYAATEPDEINRINGVHSVIANSKKKIPEIILSDSELKSHFTESDHQKKIESDNQVLLTEPDSRKRTRPFLKIQDGCNAFCTYCIVPYARGRSRSMSPDQVLEKINKFSKKGFNEVVLTGIHLGVFGLDLKPASSLSELLEKIEKAKPECRIRLSSIEPRELTGSIVKLVEQSNVFCRHFHLPLQSGDNFILKKMNRPYDRELFRKLVLKIHKSIPGAAIGVDILAGFPGETEEAFYNTYSLINELPVTYLHVFPFSPRKGTPAAGYPDQISPQTLKLRTGMLRELGALKKKEFYSGFIGKKVKIIIEGKRTKNGELKGLTSNYIPVHVNGGDDLKNSIVEARIVQLKNNSTSGRIISRV; translated from the coding sequence ATGCTACGTTTTTCAATTAAATCACTTGGCTGCAAAGTTAATCAATGCGAATCCGAAGATATTGCGGATGCCTTGAAAAAGGCGGGCATGGAGGAAACATCACCTGTGGCATGCCGGCAGAATTCAGATATTTGCATTATAAATACATGCACTGTCACACAAAAGGCATCCATGCAGTCAAGGCAGGCAATCAGACAAGCCATCCGCGCCAATCCTGAAGCAAGAATAATTGTAACAGGATGTTACGCTGCAACTGAACCGGATGAAATAAACCGAATAAACGGGGTTCACTCGGTTATCGCCAACTCCAAAAAGAAAATACCGGAAATTATCCTTTCAGACTCTGAGCTTAAGTCTCATTTTACAGAATCGGATCATCAAAAAAAAATAGAGTCTGATAATCAAGTACTTTTAACGGAGCCGGATTCGAGAAAAAGAACCAGGCCGTTCTTAAAAATACAGGACGGATGCAATGCTTTCTGCACTTATTGTATAGTCCCTTATGCCAGGGGGCGCAGCAGAAGCATGTCACCCGATCAGGTTCTGGAAAAAATCAATAAATTCAGTAAAAAAGGTTTTAATGAAGTTGTCCTTACCGGCATACACCTTGGAGTCTTCGGTTTGGATCTTAAACCTGCAAGCAGCCTTTCTGAATTACTGGAAAAGATAGAAAAAGCAAAACCGGAATGCCGGATACGATTAAGTTCCATAGAGCCCCGAGAGCTGACAGGGAGTATCGTAAAACTTGTGGAACAATCGAATGTTTTCTGCCGCCATTTTCATCTACCACTGCAAAGCGGCGATAATTTCATTCTCAAAAAAATGAACAGACCATATGACAGAGAACTTTTCAGGAAACTGGTTTTAAAAATTCATAAATCGATTCCTGGAGCCGCCATAGGAGTAGACATACTTGCAGGTTTTCCAGGTGAAACGGAAGAAGCTTTTTATAATACATATTCCCTGATAAATGAACTGCCGGTGACTTATCTGCACGTTTTCCCATTTTCACCCCGCAAAGGCACCCCGGCCGCCGGATATCCGGATCAAATCTCTCCGCAAACGCTAAAGCTCAGAACCGGCATGCTGCGTGAATTGGGAGCATTGAAAAAAAAAGAATTCTACTCCGGATTTATCGGAAAAAAAGTGAAAATCATAATAGAGGGGAAAAGAACCAAAAACGGAGAATTAAAAGGGCTGACTTCAAATTATATACCGGTTCATGTAAATGGTGGCGATGATCTGAAAAATTCAATAGTAGAAGCAAGGATAGTGCAATTAAAAAACAATTCCACTAGCGGCAGGATCATTTCACGGGTTTAA
- a CDS encoding tetratricopeptide repeat protein: protein MKKESKVLSNIIKLVQELTYSSDVAEKLIQIVCSWQDETSQGKPFIVFWYDILQQMKEKHDKGKISFVKLTEIEQVIIRNMSVMIRRAFEFDEEEKCFDLAEVVKDKKAQCLSYTALVYILGVSLGFSVLPIGVTEIVLADALPVGKFHCACLFKLVDGRMMMVDLAVGPIISKPFNLEETFMHKGEYWELIDDQNPLLINRRFTITDQKGIISFICLNKGILADSEQSIQYYNQALKLNPRYPEAFSNKGLSYEKLGQFDDAVACYDKAIEINPKDARTYYNRGGVRAQRKQWNKAVDDYNKANYYHKKFPEAYLNIGAIYANLGNYEEAIFEYNKAIELNPDYAKAYFHRGMTFISLRLYTEAIADLTRAIEISPDFAEALHNRELAYNKLKEASKVKKDLATEVEIDTDSLM from the coding sequence ATGAAGAAAGAGAGTAAAGTTCTATCTAATATAATAAAACTTGTACAGGAGCTTACTTATTCTTCTGATGTTGCAGAAAAATTGATACAAATTGTGTGTAGCTGGCAGGATGAAACCAGTCAGGGAAAACCTTTTATCGTTTTCTGGTATGATATTCTCCAACAAATGAAAGAGAAGCATGATAAGGGAAAAATTTCATTTGTAAAGTTAACTGAGATTGAGCAAGTCATTATTAGAAATATGAGTGTAATGATAAGAAGGGCTTTCGAGTTTGATGAAGAAGAAAAATGTTTTGATTTAGCTGAGGTTGTTAAAGATAAGAAGGCCCAGTGCCTTAGCTATACGGCCCTGGTTTATATCCTGGGCGTATCTCTGGGCTTTTCTGTTCTTCCTATTGGCGTAACCGAAATAGTTCTCGCTGATGCATTGCCGGTGGGAAAATTTCATTGTGCCTGTCTCTTTAAACTTGTTGATGGACGGATGATGATGGTGGATCTGGCTGTGGGACCTATTATCAGTAAGCCATTTAATTTGGAAGAAACTTTTATGCACAAAGGAGAGTATTGGGAATTAATTGATGACCAGAATCCCTTGTTGATTAATAGAAGATTTACAATTACAGATCAAAAGGGTATCATTTCCTTTATTTGTTTAAACAAGGGGATATTGGCTGATAGTGAACAGTCTATTCAATATTATAATCAGGCCCTGAAATTAAATCCAAGATATCCTGAAGCATTCAGTAATAAAGGGCTATCCTATGAAAAATTAGGGCAGTTTGATGATGCTGTTGCATGCTATGACAAAGCCATTGAAATTAATCCCAAAGATGCAAGAACCTACTATAATCGTGGAGGCGTAAGAGCCCAACGAAAACAGTGGAATAAGGCTGTAGATGATTATAATAAGGCAAATTACTATCATAAGAAATTTCCTGAAGCTTATTTGAATATAGGCGCTATTTACGCTAACCTGGGGAACTATGAGGAAGCTATTTTTGAATATAACAAAGCCATTGAATTAAACCCGGATTACGCAAAAGCTTATTTTCACAGGGGAATGACCTTTATTTCTTTAAGATTATATACAGAGGCAATAGCGGATTTGACCCGAGCTATAGAGATATCTCCGGATTTTGCCGAAGCATTACATAATAGAGAGCTTGCCTATAACAAACTAAAGGAAGCGTCAAAAGTTAAGAAAGATTTGGCTACGGAGGTCGAAATCGACACAGATAGTTTGATGTAG
- the dnaB gene encoding replicative DNA helicase, whose protein sequence is MEKDTSLYKLPPQNIESEENIISAILLDNDVLHDVVEIVAPDDFYRSSHKVIYEAITELYSKNEPVDLITLTNILKERGKLDEVGGATYIAGIVDTVPLAVNAQYYAKIIHDKACLRRLIEKANEISRRCYEDRGDVDEVIGFAEKSVFEIAENKIRPSFFSISRLVDGNIAALEEQQGNRAFLTGVPSGFKEFDKLTSGFQGSDLIILAARPGMGKTALALNIARNAAVEGNISVAVFSLEMSKEQLSMRLLCSEARVDSSRVRGGFLGDDDWLKLTDAASVLTSAPIFIDDSPDITSLSIRAKSRRLKMDNDLGLVVIDYLQLMRGSSPAERRDLEISEISRSLKALAKELDIPVVALSQLNRKLEERGDKRPLLSDLRESGALEQDADLVAFIYRDEVYNKDENNPKQGTSEIILAKHRNGAIGKVNLTFLSAYTRFEDMAFEHDFGSGYVQ, encoded by the coding sequence ATGGAAAAGGATACTTCTTTATATAAACTGCCACCGCAGAATATTGAATCCGAGGAGAATATTATAAGTGCGATTCTCCTTGATAATGATGTGCTTCATGATGTTGTCGAGATTGTGGCGCCTGATGATTTTTATAGGTCATCTCATAAAGTGATTTATGAAGCCATTACCGAGCTTTATTCTAAAAACGAACCTGTAGATCTCATAACACTTACAAATATTCTTAAAGAACGTGGAAAGCTTGACGAAGTGGGTGGCGCTACATATATCGCCGGTATAGTCGATACGGTGCCTCTTGCTGTAAATGCCCAGTATTACGCCAAAATCATTCATGACAAGGCATGCTTGAGGCGTCTTATTGAAAAAGCTAACGAAATTTCCAGGCGGTGTTACGAGGACAGGGGTGATGTCGATGAAGTGATAGGTTTTGCCGAAAAATCAGTTTTTGAAATAGCTGAAAATAAAATAAGACCTTCATTCTTTTCCATAAGCAGACTTGTCGATGGCAACATTGCTGCTCTTGAAGAACAGCAGGGAAATAGAGCTTTTCTAACAGGAGTGCCATCGGGATTTAAAGAATTTGACAAGCTGACCTCGGGATTCCAGGGCTCGGATCTGATAATTTTAGCCGCGCGGCCCGGCATGGGCAAGACAGCCCTTGCTCTTAACATCGCAAGGAATGCTGCTGTCGAAGGGAATATATCGGTAGCCGTATTTTCACTTGAAATGTCAAAAGAACAGTTATCCATGCGTTTGCTATGTTCTGAAGCAAGGGTGGATTCTTCCCGTGTGCGGGGCGGTTTTTTAGGTGATGATGATTGGTTAAAGCTTACAGATGCAGCCAGCGTTTTGACTTCGGCTCCAATTTTTATTGATGATTCACCCGATATTACATCGTTATCCATAAGAGCAAAGTCCCGCAGGCTCAAAATGGATAATGATTTGGGCCTTGTCGTTATAGATTATCTTCAGCTTATGAGGGGTAGTTCTCCGGCCGAGCGGAGGGATCTGGAAATTTCGGAAATTTCAAGATCATTAAAGGCCCTGGCAAAGGAGCTTGACATTCCGGTGGTTGCCTTGTCGCAGTTGAACAGAAAGCTGGAAGAACGGGGCGACAAGCGGCCCCTGCTTTCCGATTTAAGGGAATCCGGCGCCCTGGAACAGGATGCCGATCTGGTAGCATTTATTTACAGGGACGAAGTATACAACAAGGACGAAAATAATCCTAAACAAGGCACATCCGAGATTATACTCGCCAAACATAGAAACGGGGCGATAGGCAAGGTGAATTTGACTTTTTTGAGCGCCTATACCCGCTTTGAAGATATGGCTTTTGAGCATGATTTCGGAAGCGGCTATGTACAATAG
- a CDS encoding YybS family protein yields MHHSAQGRISGDIAKGIAVITLMFAASVYVPFIGFVCAMLIPLPVLFYRSKLGRQAGMMISGLAIIVMIILLGNISFDLFLLIELMLLGFALSEIFELDLSIEKTVLYSCCIVLFTGSIAVIFYCNMSDINLYNVVSEYVKQNLELTIALYEDMGLPEESLYAISSTVDTIQYILVRIIPALIVVSTLFVSWACILLSKPLLKAGKLFYPDFGSLNIWKAPEFLVWVVILSGVMLLLPYTYLKILGLNALIVLMSIYFFVGIAIISFLFEKKGLPRMLRFILYSIMAFQQIILILVIGLGFFDTWLNFRKLEIGES; encoded by the coding sequence GTGCATCATAGTGCCCAAGGAAGAATATCCGGGGATATTGCAAAGGGTATTGCCGTTATCACCCTGATGTTCGCTGCATCTGTTTATGTGCCTTTTATAGGGTTCGTATGCGCCATGCTGATACCGTTGCCCGTCCTTTTTTATCGTTCAAAGCTCGGCCGGCAGGCCGGGATGATGATTTCAGGACTGGCAATAATTGTAATGATTATTTTGCTTGGCAATATATCCTTTGATCTGTTTTTGTTAATTGAACTTATGTTGCTCGGTTTTGCATTAAGCGAAATATTTGAACTTGATCTTTCTATTGAAAAAACAGTTCTATATTCATGTTGCATAGTTCTATTTACAGGTTCCATAGCGGTGATTTTTTACTGTAACATGTCTGATATAAACCTTTATAATGTTGTATCTGAATATGTTAAACAAAACCTTGAGCTTACCATTGCCCTTTACGAAGATATGGGGTTGCCCGAAGAGAGTCTGTATGCTATTTCGAGTACCGTTGATACTATTCAGTACATACTGGTGCGAATCATTCCAGCTTTGATTGTAGTGTCGACATTGTTTGTAAGTTGGGCATGCATATTGCTTTCAAAGCCTTTGTTGAAGGCAGGAAAACTCTTTTACCCTGACTTTGGCTCTCTGAATATATGGAAGGCTCCCGAATTTCTGGTATGGGTTGTCATTTTATCCGGCGTGATGCTGCTTTTACCTTACACTTATTTAAAGATTTTGGGACTTAACGCTTTAATAGTACTTATGAGTATATATTTTTTTGTGGGGATAGCTATTATTTCTTTTCTTTTTGAAAAAAAAGGACTTCCCCGCATGCTCAGGTTTATTTTGTACAGCATCATGGCCTTTCAGCAGATAATTCTTATCCTGGTGATCGGGCTTGGGTTTTTTGATACATGGCTGAACTTCAGAAAACTGGAAATCGGAGAAAGTTGA
- the coaBC gene encoding bifunctional phosphopantothenoylcysteine decarboxylase/phosphopantothenate--cysteine ligase CoaBC, with amino-acid sequence MYNSIQNKNIVLCVCGGIAAYKAVELLRLLVRHGAAVRVVMTENAVEFVGRLTFEAISGRPVCTTFFGRAADPSIKHIVWAEEADAVIVAPATANIIGKLANGIADDAISTFMLAVTSFKIICPAMNTHMYENRAVQRNLDILESDGFFIMEPESGDLACGTTGPGRLPDPESIIDRLNSLITSKDFSGRKVLVTAGPTREPVDPVRFISNPSSGRMGFAVAKAAEQRGAEVVLITGPVSLPDPPRITTLRVNTAMEMADVVFEYMDKSDIIIKTAAVSDYRPVDPAEHKIKKGKETITLSMQKTRDILKELGKNKKDRILVGFAAETENLEQYAQQKLREKNLDLIVGNIVGSSSSSGFQSETNKVTLFFKDGAKQSLPLMEKEDVANAILQSILDQKFASQVYSPPLFKPVK; translated from the coding sequence ATGTACAATAGTATTCAGAATAAAAATATAGTACTATGCGTATGCGGCGGCATTGCCGCCTACAAGGCTGTCGAACTTTTAAGGCTTCTTGTAAGGCATGGGGCGGCTGTAAGGGTTGTAATGACGGAAAATGCCGTGGAATTTGTCGGGCGGCTGACTTTTGAAGCCATATCAGGCAGACCTGTTTGTACTACCTTTTTTGGCCGGGCCGCCGATCCTTCCATCAAACATATTGTATGGGCTGAAGAAGCGGATGCTGTTATAGTAGCGCCTGCCACTGCCAACATCATAGGTAAATTGGCAAACGGTATAGCAGATGATGCTATCAGTACATTTATGCTTGCTGTTACCTCTTTCAAAATCATATGTCCCGCCATGAATACCCACATGTATGAAAACAGGGCTGTTCAGAGGAATCTTGATATACTGGAAAGCGACGGTTTTTTTATTATGGAACCTGAATCAGGGGATCTCGCATGCGGGACCACAGGCCCCGGGCGTCTTCCGGACCCTGAAAGTATAATTGACCGGCTCAACTCCCTGATTACATCAAAGGATTTTTCAGGTCGCAAGGTGCTGGTCACAGCCGGCCCCACACGAGAACCGGTTGATCCGGTCAGGTTTATCAGCAACCCCTCATCAGGCAGAATGGGCTTTGCCGTGGCAAAAGCAGCGGAGCAGAGAGGAGCTGAAGTAGTGTTGATCACCGGCCCGGTAAGCTTGCCCGACCCGCCCCGAATCACCACACTCAGAGTAAATACAGCTATGGAAATGGCAGACGTTGTGTTTGAGTACATGGATAAATCGGATATAATAATAAAAACGGCTGCTGTTTCTGACTACAGACCTGTTGATCCGGCGGAGCACAAAATAAAAAAAGGTAAAGAGACTATAACTCTTTCTATGCAGAAAACCCGGGATATCCTGAAAGAACTCGGGAAAAATAAAAAAGACCGTATTCTCGTCGGCTTTGCAGCTGAAACAGAAAATCTTGAGCAATACGCACAGCAAAAACTCCGCGAAAAAAATCTCGATCTTATAGTCGGAAATATAGTAGGCTCTTCCTCATCATCAGGCTTTCAGTCAGAAACCAACAAAGTGACTCTATTTTTCAAGGATGGCGCAAAACAATCTCTGCCTCTAATGGAAAAAGAAGACGTTGCGAATGCCATCCTGCAAAGCATCCTTGATCAAAAGTTTGCAAGCCAGGTCTATTCCCCGCCTCTTTTTAAACCCGTGAAATGA